The DNA sequence CGTGGCTGGGTTCGTCGGCGATGGCGGCGCTGCTACTGGTGGTGGCGTGGACGCTGGGCTACGGTGCCGACCGGCAGCGCCGCTACGCCGCCGTCCGCCAGCAGCAGGCAGTCCAGGCCGCCCACGAGCAGCTCGCCCAGCAGCGGCAGGCGCTGAGCGAGGAGCGGCTGGAGATCTCCCGCGAGGTTCACGACGTGGTCGCGCACACCTTGGCCGTGATCGCGGTGCAGGCCGGGGTCGCCAATCACGTCGCCGGGCAGCACCCGCAGGAAGCCCGGCGCGCACTGCAGACGATCGAGGAGACCAGCCGCGGTGCGCTCGCGGAGATGCGCCGCCTGCTGGCGGTACTGCGTCCTGACCGCACTCCTGCCGACACCGGTCCGATGCCGGGCCTTGCCGACCTCGGCGATCTGGTGGACCGCAGTGCGCAGGCCGGGCTTGCCGTGACCGTGCACACCGACGGCAGCCCTCCGTCTGGCCTGCCGGCTGGTCTCAGCCTGGCGGTCTACCGCATCGTGCAGGAGTCCCTGACCAACATCATCAAACATGCCGGCCCGGCATCCTGCACCGTGCGGCTGTTCTACCAGCCGCAGGAGATCACCGTGGTGATCAGCGACGACGGGCGGGGCGGACTGCCCGCGACCTCCGGCCACGGCCTGGTCGGCATGCGCGAGCGGGTCGCCATGTACCGTGGCCGGTTCGTGGCCGGGCCCCGGCCGGAAGGCGGTTTCACCGTGACGGCGGTGCTGCCCGTACCCGCAGGTTCCGATCCCGGGGCGGGCCGGTGATCCGGGTCCTCGTCGTCGACGACCAGGCCCTCGTCCGGGGCAGCTTCCGGCTGTTGGTCGACACCGCACCGGACCTGGCCGTGGTGGGCGAAGCCGCGACCGGGCTGGAAGCCGTCGACGCCGCCCGCCGCCTGCGGCCCGACGTGGTACTGATGGACGTTCGCATGCCCGACCTCGACGGCATCGAGGCCACCCGGCGGATCATCGCCGACCCGGTGACGGCCGAGGTCAAGGTGCTGGTCCTGACGACGTTCGACATCGACGAATACGTGTTCGGCGCGTTGCGGGCCGGCGCCAGCGGTTTCCTGCTCAAGGACACCCGGCCAGGTGACCTGCTCGACGCCATCCGAGTGGTGGCAGGCGGCGAGGCACTGCTGGCGCCGACGGCCACCCGCCGCCTGATCGAGCAGTTCGTACGGCACGCCCCGCAGCAGCCGGCATCGGTCGAGCTGCCCGACACCACCGAGCGGGAACGCGAGGTCCTGGCTCTGGTCGGGGCGGGCCTGTCGAACACGGAGATCGCGCAGCGGCTGCACATCAGCGTGTCGACGACCAAGACCCACATCGGTCGGCTGCTCATGAAGCTCGGCGCCCGTGACCGCGCCCAGCTGGTCATCATCGCGTTCCAGAGCGGCCTGGCTCGACCCTGACCGCAGCGATACCGCACAGGTCCGCCGTACCGGGACGTCGCCGTGCGGTTTTTGGGCACCACCGGTGTCGGCGGTACGGTTCAGGCAGGCCGACGACGGGACAGGGACGGGTACATGAACAGTCCGCCGAAGAGGCGCGGCGCCGGACAGCTCGAGCACGAGGTCCTCGCGGTGCTGTGGGCCGCAGCCCAGCCGCTGACCCCGGCAGAGGTCGCCACCCAGCTGGACTCGGGCCTGGCCTACAACACCGTGCACACGATCCTGACCCGGCTGCAGGAGAAGGGCCAGATCAGGCGCGAGGTGATCGAGGGCAGGGCAAGGTACAGCCCGGTTCAGGACGCGGCCGCAGCCGCGGCCGGGCAGATGCGTGCGGTGCTCGACAACACCTCCGACGACCGTGCTGTGGTTCTTGCCCGCTTCGTCACCGATCTGGATCCGGCGGACGAGGCGGCACTGCGGGACGCTCTCGACCGCCGCCACCGCCGATAGCCGCAGCCGCCCGCCCACGGCTGCCGTTTGCCCTGCCTCGCCCGCTGGGGATTGCCGACTGCCCCGCTGCTGACTACTGTCCGGCCGTGATGATCCGTTGGATCCCCGCCCTTGCCGTGCTCGGTATCGTGCTCGCGATCCTGGGCGCGGTGCTGTTTCCCGCCGCGCTCGGCGGCGGCGGCCTGTTGGCGCTGGGTGGTGCCATCGTGGCGCAAGCAGCCTGCGTTCTCCTGACCCGGATCGGGCCGCTGTCCCCGCGGCGCGCGGATCCGGTGGTGATCCGTATCGGCGCCGTCACCGGGGCCGTCACCGGTCTGCTCTACGGAGGCGAGATCGTCTCCGAGTACGTCAGTTCGGCGGTCACCGACGCCAGCGTCGCACTGGGGTGGGCCATCGTCGGAACGCTTGTCGTCTCGTCGATGGTCGCAGCGGCGGTCGCCACCGTGCGGCTGCGTTCGATCCGGGCCGGGCTCACCGCCGCGGCCTACGCCGCGATCGCCGAGTACCTGGTCTGGTATCCGTTCGTGCTCGGCGCCTACTACGCGATGAGACACAGCGCCAGCTTGGAACGTGTATGGCGCGCCGAGGGAACCTACCTCGACTTCGCCCGCAGCGGCATGTCCGACATCCGCGCCTTCGTCATGCAGGATTTCTGGGGAGCGGGATTCTTTCACCTGGTAGCGGGGCTGATCATCGCCGGTCTCTTCGGCACGTTCGCCACGCTGGCCACGCGGGTCGCGCAACGATTGCTCACCTCACCCGCCGCCCCGTAACCGGCCGGCCCGGCGTCGTCACACGCCGCCTGGTGTCGGCGTACAGACAAACGTGCACAGCCGCATACGCGACGACGTACACAAGGGCCCGCCCTTGGCAGAGCGTCCGCCTAACTCCGCATTCGTTGGCTGAGAAGCACTCACGTCAGCACGCGGGCTCATGATCGTGACTGTCGGTAGCCATCAACAAGTGAGTTCGAGGGCTGGCACGACTTGCGGAACATCCGCTTCTGCCGATGAGTGGATGTCGCTTTAGATGATCGCTCACTGTGGCTGTATTTCAGTGCTCGCGTACCTTCGTAAGCAACAACAAAGGACCCTTTACCGGAGACGAGTACCGCGTATGACAGTCGACCAAGCGCCCGCTGATGCCGCTGCTGGGCGCTCGCTTGCCGATGCACTCGCTGCGCCCCTGCTCGGCGCCTACCGGGCAGGCGGCTTCGGTCTGGCGTTCCTGCTTCTCGGTGCCACGATCCTGACCGGTGCCGGGTTCGTTGACCGTGGACCGGTCACCTACGTGCTACTCGGCATCGGCATCCTGCTGGTGCTCATCCCCTGCTACTTCTTCTTCATCAAAGAAATACGGCCTATCGACCGGGCTCGGAAGGCCGTTGTCAGCAACGAGGAGCTGATCAACCAACTGCAGCAGGCAGCCGTTTCCGCCGCGCAGCTGGGCCTGATGCTGCAGGCAGTGGTGTACAAGCACTCGCGAGATGTCAACGCGCTGCTCAACCTAACCCGGTCGCAGCTGCAGCACATCCCGTTCGGTCTGGCCAGAAAACTCGCTGACCAGCCTGCCTTGGTCAACGCTGACGCGCTTGCCGCGGGTGTGGTGTCGTTCTCGGAGCAGGCCGAGGAGGTGCTTCGCGAGATCAACGCGGCAATCGTCGAGGCTGACGCGGCCCGGCTGCGCAAGTACATCGATGAGGCCGACAAGCTCAAAGCGTCGATACGAGCGGTTCTGACGGCCCGCAACGAGCTGGCCGCCGAGGCGGCCGATGGAGTCGGGGAAGACGAGCCTGAAGCACCTATTCCTGCCTGACCAGGGATGTTACCTGGCTTCTATGTAGCGGCGCTGGGCGGGGCGCCCGCCGAAACCGTGCTTGGCGAAGGTGGGTCAGTGGACTCGTTCTCATCGCCAGTCCTTCTACCTTGTGCACGTTGTGGCGTACGCACCTGCGTAAGTTGACCCTGTACGCCGACACCTGGCAAGTCCTTCAGCCGGCAGCAGGTCACGTGAGGGTCGCGCCCATCCGGCCTTCAGGGCGTGCCACCGCCGCGCGGCGTTCGCGCCTGGCGCGCACCAGCATGGCGGCCAGTGCCACGGTCGTCAGCCATGCCGCGCCCAGAGTCCATCCGCCGATCACATCGCTGAGGTAGTGGACGCCCAGGTAGATCCGCGACAGCCCGACGGCGCAAGCCAGTGCCGCGGCGCTGAGCCAGGCGGTGGCCTGGATGCGGCGGTTGTCGGTGGCCATGGCGACAAGCCAGGCGAGCATGCCGAAGCAGGCGATCGAGCTGCCGGAGTGTCCGGAGGGGAACGAGTAGCCGCCTGCGGTGACGAGCCAGTCGAGCGGGTCGGGCCTCGGCCGCGAGATGGTGATCTTTATCAGGGCCACGAGCAGCTGGATGCCCGCGCCGACGGCCACGGCGAGCAGTACGGGCCGCATGCTGCGTCGGCGTACGGCGACGGTGACGGCCACGACGGTGAGCAGGATGATCAGGCTGGCGGCGGAGCCGAGGTCGGTGATGCCGGTGGCCAGGATGTTGAGCGGTCCGGTGCGGTGGGTGACGGCCCAGTGGGTGACCGGGTCGTCGACGACGGTGAGGTCGTCGCGTTCCAGGACGCCTTCGGCGATCTCCGCGAAGGTGAGGGTGAGGGTGAGCAGCAGCGTCGCGGCGGTGGCCAGTAGCAGCAGCGGGGTCGGGATCCGCCGGGCCGGCCAGGTCGGTGTGGTGACCGTGCGGGTCCAGCGCGTGCGGGCGCCGCGTAGCACCGGGGTCGCCGCCAGCGTCGTCAGGTAGGCCAGGGCGATGAGGACGGCCGCCGCCCCGGCGCCCGCGACGTTGGCCAGCATCGGTTCTCCCCTGCTCGTGGCGGCCACGGCCGGTTCCACGCCTCACCTCGAATCCGTTCACCCTACACGGTGTAGTGGTCTGCTCCGGTGGTGCTGGAGGTGCTGTCAGCCGCCGGTCGGGTGCAGGCGGTAGCCGGCGCCGCGGACGGTCTCGATCGCGGCGCGCCCGTAGGGCTGGTCGATCTTCTTGCGGAGGTAGCGGACGTAGACCTCGACGATGTTGTCGTCGCCGATGAAGTTCATGTCCCAGACGTTGTCGAGGATCGCGCGCTTGGAGACGACGTCGCCGCGGTGGCGCATGAGGAACTCCAGCAGCGCGAACTCCCGGGGCGTGAGGACGATCTGGTCTTGGGCGCGCCTGACGGTGCGCCGGGCCGGGTCCAGGCTCAGGTCGCCTGCGCTGAGCACGGTCGGCCGTTCGCGTAGCCGGCGGCGGGCCAGGGCACGCAGGCGTGCCAGCAGGACCACGAAGGAGAACGGTTTGGTGAGGTAGTCGTCGGCGCCCAGGTCGAGCGCGTCGGCCTGGTCGTACTCGCCGTCCTTGGCGGTGAGCATGAGCACCGGCGTCCACACCTGCTGGGCGCGCAGGCGGCGGCAGATCTCGTAGCCGCTGAGCCCCGGCAGCATGATGTCGAGCATGATCACGTCGTAGGGGTGTTCGGTCGCGGCCCACAGCCCGTCGTTGCCGTCGTGCATGACGTCCACGGCGAAGCCTTCGCCGACCAGCCCTTCGCGCAGCGTCTCGGCGAGGCTGACCTCGTCTTCGACGATCAGGATCCGCATGTGGAGCCGTCCAGTGGAGAGACGACGGCAGTGGCGGTGGTGGTGCGCATCGGGAGTCTGATGTGCAGCGCGGCGCCCCCCAGGTGGGAACTTTCGGCGGTGACGGTGCCGTCGTGGTCGTGGACGATGTCGCGGGTGATGGCCAGGCCCAGGCCCGCTCCCCCATCCGTGCGGGTGCGGCTGCTGTCCAGCCGGACGAAGCGGTCGAACGCGCGGTCGCGGTCGGCGGGCGCGATGCCGGGTCCGTCGTCGGCCACGACCAGATGGGCGGTGGTCGCGTCGGCGCGTACGGTGATGGCGATCCGGCTGCGGGCGTGGCGGGCGGCGTTGTCGCACAGGTTGGCCACGGCCCGGTCCAGGTGGTGGGCGTCGCCGCGGATACGCACGGGTACGACATCGGCGCTCACGCGCAGGTCGGGATGCTGGTGCTGTAACCGGTCGCGGTGGATGTAGGCGATGTCGTCCAGGTCCACGTCTTCGCGGCGGGCCGCGGCCATGCCGTGCTCGTCGGTGCGGGCCAGCAGCAGCAGGTCGGCCACCAGGCGGCTGAGCCGCTCGGTCTCGGCCTGCAGGCGGGCGACCTGAGTGGCGCCGGCGGTGCCGGAGGCGGCCAGGACCTCCAGCCCGACCTGCAGGGTCGTGAGCGGGCTGCGCAGCTCATGGCTGGCGTCGGCCACGAACCGGTTCTGCGCGTCAGCGGAGTCCTGCAGCCGTTCCAGCATCGTGTTCATGGTTTCGGCCAGGGCGGCGACCTCGTCGCGGGCAGCGGGCACCGGTACCCGGGCGGTCAGATCGCGGGCGGTGATGCCGGCGACCCGGCGGCGGATGGCTTCGACCGGCCGCAGCGACCGGCCGACGAACACGAACACCGCGATGCCGACTACCAGCGCCAGCAGCGGCGCGCCCACCAGGATCGTCCTGGTCACGGCCTCGATGCTCTCGTCGACGGGCCGCAGGGACTGGGCCGCGACCACGGTCCGCACGCCGTCGTCGGTGGCCACGGCGGTGGTGACGGCACGGAAGGCGTCTTCGCTGCCAGGGGTGAGCCGCAGCTGCTCGTGGCGGACTGCGCCGACCACCGGACGGGCCGCGGTGATCGGCGGTTTGCCGGCCAGGACCGCAGACGCGGCCACGACGTCACCGGCGGGGTTGAGGACCTGCACGATCGTCTGGTCGCCGGGGGCCGGTCGCAGCGTCTGCTCCAGCAGTGCCGGGTCGCCGGCCCGGATCGCGGCGACGACCTGGTCGGCGCGCTGGGTCGCGGCGGAGTCGATGTTGCCGGTGAGCATCAGCTGGGCGGTGAGCACCATGGCCGCGCCGGCGACGGCCACCGCCACCGCGACGACCGTCGCGGCGGCAAGCGCCGACCGGATGCGGATGCCGCCCAGCCGGGCACGCCATGACCTGGCCGGGACGCGGTGGTCGGAGCTCATCGTCGCAGCGTATGCCGGTATCGCTGAGTGCCCGCTGAACAGTGGCCGCTGTGGCCGGTGTGCCGTCTTCAGGCTGGTCTAAGCAGACCGGGTCTAGTTTCGCCGGTCATGGAGATCACTCGGATCAGGCGACGTGCCTGGCTCGCCGCGGCTGCGCTGCTCCTGGCCACCGCCGGTTGCGCGACCGCGCCGTCGACGGCCACACCGGCTGAGAACAACCCGATCGGCGACATTCCCGACAACCAGGTGTTCGTGGCGTACACACCGCCGGAGGGCGGCTACACCGTGAAAGTGCCCGAAGGCTGGAGCCGCACGGAGGCCGGCGGAGCGGTGCGGTTCACCGACAAGCTCAACACCATCGTGCTGCGGTCCGAACCGGCCCAGACCGCGCCGGACGCGGCATCCGGCCGAGCCGACCTGGTCGAGTTGCAGCGCACGGCCAAGAACTTCACGCCCGGCGAGGTGAAGACGGTCGACCGGAAGGGCGGAACGGTGCTGCTGGTGACGTACCGCGCCGACGCACCCGCCGACCCGGTCACCGGAAAGATCATCAACGATGACGTGGAGCGCTACCAGTACTTCCACGCCGGGAAGATCATCAGCATCACCCTGTCCGGACCGCACGGCGCCGACAACGTCGACCCGTGGCGCATCGTCACCGACTCGCTGGCGTACACGCCATGACCGGCGCGGACACCGAACGGCAGCGGCGCTGGCCGGCCCCGGTCCCGCAACCGCACCAGGTCGTGCTCGCGCACCGGTTGCACCGCTTCTTCCGCGCCGCCGGGGAGGAGACCCAGGCCCTGGCCGGAGTCTCGTTCGCCGTCGAGGCCGGCGAGCTGGTCGCGGTCGCCGGGCCGTCCGGATCGGGTAAGTCGACGCTGCTGGCGCTGCTGGCGGGGCTGGACGAACCGGATGGCGGCACGGTGTTCGTGGCCGGGCAGCCGTTGAGCCACCGTCCCGAACCCGAACGCGCACGGATCCGGGCCGCGTCCATCGGCGTGCTGTACCAGCACGGCAACCTGCTGCCGCACCTGACCGTCGGGCAGAACCTGCGCTTCGCCCGCAAGCTCGCCGACGCCCGCACCCGCGTACACGTCGACGTCCGGCTGCACGCGGCAGGCATCGCCGGCCTCGGCGACCGGATGCCCGCACAGTTGTCGGGCGGACAGGCCACCCGCGCCGCGCTGGCCGTGGCCATGGTCAACGACCCCGCGCTGCTGATCGCCGACGAACCCACCGCCGAACTCGACACCGACAGCGAGCAGCAGCTGCTGGACATGCTGACCGACACCGCCCGCGCCGGGACCGCGGTAGTCGTCGCCACCCACAGCCCGCGCGTGCTCGGCGCCTGCGACCGGGTTCTGCGGCTGCATGACGGGCGGCTGGCCACGACGGCGGCTCATGGGGAGACGGACCGATGACCGCCCTGCCGCAGCAGTCGGCGACGCTGTTCGCGGCCGCGCGGGCCGCCTGCAGGTTCGGGCCGGTACACGCGGTGCGGGAGGCGACCTGCACCATCCGCGCCGGGCAGCAGACAGCCCTCACCGGCGTGTCCGGGTCGGGCAAGTCGACGCTGCTGCACCTCATCGCCGGCCTGCAGGCACCCACCTCGGGCGGGATCTCCTGGCCCGATCTCGGCGGTGATCCGCGCCGCGACCACACCGCCGTCGCGATCATCTTCCAGGCGCCGAGCCTGATCGACGCCCTCGACGTCCGGCAGAACGTCGCGCTGCCGCTGCTGCTGTCCGGCAGCGCACCGGATCCGGCTGCCCGCGCCGCGGACGCCGCGCTGCGGTCCCTGGGTCTGACGCAGCTGGCGGCACGGTTGCCGGTCGAACTGTCGTCCGGTCAGGCCCAACGGGTCGCCATCGCCAGGGCGCTGGCGATGGCCCCGAAGCTGATCCTGGCCGACGAACCGACCGGCCATCTCGACCACGACACCGCCGTACAGGTGGTCGCGACGCTGCGGGAGACCGCGACCGCGACCGGCGCGGCGCTGCTGATCGCCACCCACGATCGGGACATCGCCGCGCAGCTGCCGCATCGCTGGCACATCGACGACGGCAACCTGTGCACCGAACCCGGTTCCCGCACGGCAGGAGACGGACTGTGATCACGTTGTGGCTGCGGGGCCTGCTCCGCCACCGTCCCGGCCGGACGGCCGGTGCCGCCACCGGTGTCGCCGCCGCGGTGGCGCTGCTGGCATGCCTGGGCATGTTCCTGGCCGGGTCGCAGGCCAGCATGACCGCCCGCGCCGCCGCGCGCATCGCCGTCGACTGGCAGGTGCAGGTCACCCCGGGCAGCGACCCGGCCGCCGTACGGCAGGCCGTGGCCGCTCAACCAGGCACCGTCACCACCGCCGCAGTCGGCTATGCCACCGTGCCCGGCCTGTCGGCGACCACAGCTTCGACGAACCACCGCACCGGTCAGGCAGTCGCGCTCGGGCTGCCCGACGGCTACCGCGCCGACTTCCCGGGCCAGCTGCGCACCCTCGCCGGGTCAGACCAAGGTGTCCTGCTCGCGCAGCAGACCGCGGCGAACCTGCACGCCGTGCCCGGCACCACCATCACCATCACCCGGCCGGGTCTGCCCGACGCGGCCGTCACCGTCGCCGGAATCGTCGACCTGCCGCAGGCCAACGCCCTGTTCCAGACCGTCGGCGCACCCACCGGCGCGCAGCCGGCAGCACCCCCGGACAACGTGCTGCTGCTCCCGGCAGCCGACTACGCCGACCTGATCGCCCCGATCGCCGCGGCCGACCCGTCGGCACTGTCGGTGCAGATCCACGCCACCCGCGACCACCACCTGCCCCGGTCGCCGGCCCAGGCCTACCTCG is a window from the Catellatospora sp. TT07R-123 genome containing:
- a CDS encoding sensor histidine kinase yields the protein MDPRPLLPTTVRQWVLLDTVVLLLSSLVATTALAASVNPLPPAVHVPGTGPAWIAYLVAVPVIVAAALRRLLPPAVLVAASVAGAAVMFGVPTAAPAVAALYLIYLVPARLATGAAVATLGAAVLMCVVRSTYLGVGLSAGSWLGSSAMAALLLVVAWTLGYGADRQRRYAAVRQQQAVQAAHEQLAQQRQALSEERLEISREVHDVVAHTLAVIAVQAGVANHVAGQHPQEARRALQTIEETSRGALAEMRRLLAVLRPDRTPADTGPMPGLADLGDLVDRSAQAGLAVTVHTDGSPPSGLPAGLSLAVYRIVQESLTNIIKHAGPASCTVRLFYQPQEITVVISDDGRGGLPATSGHGLVGMRERVAMYRGRFVAGPRPEGGFTVTAVLPVPAGSDPGAGR
- a CDS encoding response regulator transcription factor, with product MIRVLVVDDQALVRGSFRLLVDTAPDLAVVGEAATGLEAVDAARRLRPDVVLMDVRMPDLDGIEATRRIIADPVTAEVKVLVLTTFDIDEYVFGALRAGASGFLLKDTRPGDLLDAIRVVAGGEALLAPTATRRLIEQFVRHAPQQPASVELPDTTEREREVLALVGAGLSNTEIAQRLHISVSTTKTHIGRLLMKLGARDRAQLVIIAFQSGLARP
- a CDS encoding BlaI/MecI/CopY family transcriptional regulator produces the protein MNSPPKRRGAGQLEHEVLAVLWAAAQPLTPAEVATQLDSGLAYNTVHTILTRLQEKGQIRREVIEGRARYSPVQDAAAAAAGQMRAVLDNTSDDRAVVLARFVTDLDPADEAALRDALDRRHRR
- a CDS encoding phosphatase PAP2 family protein, which codes for MLANVAGAGAAAVLIALAYLTTLAATPVLRGARTRWTRTVTTPTWPARRIPTPLLLLATAATLLLTLTLTFAEIAEGVLERDDLTVVDDPVTHWAVTHRTGPLNILATGITDLGSAASLIILLTVVAVTVAVRRRSMRPVLLAVAVGAGIQLLVALIKITISRPRPDPLDWLVTAGGYSFPSGHSGSSIACFGMLAWLVAMATDNRRIQATAWLSAAALACAVGLSRIYLGVHYLSDVIGGWTLGAAWLTTVALAAMLVRARRERRAAVARPEGRMGATLT
- a CDS encoding response regulator transcription factor, coding for MRILIVEDEVSLAETLREGLVGEGFAVDVMHDGNDGLWAATEHPYDVIMLDIMLPGLSGYEICRRLRAQQVWTPVLMLTAKDGEYDQADALDLGADDYLTKPFSFVVLLARLRALARRRLRERPTVLSAGDLSLDPARRTVRRAQDQIVLTPREFALLEFLMRHRGDVVSKRAILDNVWDMNFIGDDNIVEVYVRYLRKKIDQPYGRAAIETVRGAGYRLHPTGG
- a CDS encoding cell wall metabolism sensor histidine kinase WalK; its protein translation is MSSDHRVPARSWRARLGGIRIRSALAAATVVAVAVAVAGAAMVLTAQLMLTGNIDSAATQRADQVVAAIRAGDPALLEQTLRPAPGDQTIVQVLNPAGDVVAASAVLAGKPPITAARPVVGAVRHEQLRLTPGSEDAFRAVTTAVATDDGVRTVVAAQSLRPVDESIEAVTRTILVGAPLLALVVGIAVFVFVGRSLRPVEAIRRRVAGITARDLTARVPVPAARDEVAALAETMNTMLERLQDSADAQNRFVADASHELRSPLTTLQVGLEVLAASGTAGATQVARLQAETERLSRLVADLLLLARTDEHGMAAARREDVDLDDIAYIHRDRLQHQHPDLRVSADVVPVRIRGDAHHLDRAVANLCDNAARHARSRIAITVRADATTAHLVVADDGPGIAPADRDRAFDRFVRLDSSRTRTDGGAGLGLAITRDIVHDHDGTVTAESSHLGGAALHIRLPMRTTTATAVVSPLDGSTCGS
- a CDS encoding ABC transporter ATP-binding protein, yielding MTGADTERQRRWPAPVPQPHQVVLAHRLHRFFRAAGEETQALAGVSFAVEAGELVAVAGPSGSGKSTLLALLAGLDEPDGGTVFVAGQPLSHRPEPERARIRAASIGVLYQHGNLLPHLTVGQNLRFARKLADARTRVHVDVRLHAAGIAGLGDRMPAQLSGGQATRAALAVAMVNDPALLIADEPTAELDTDSEQQLLDMLTDTARAGTAVVVATHSPRVLGACDRVLRLHDGRLATTAAHGETDR
- a CDS encoding ABC transporter ATP-binding protein, with translation MTALPQQSATLFAAARAACRFGPVHAVREATCTIRAGQQTALTGVSGSGKSTLLHLIAGLQAPTSGGISWPDLGGDPRRDHTAVAIIFQAPSLIDALDVRQNVALPLLLSGSAPDPAARAADAALRSLGLTQLAARLPVELSSGQAQRVAIARALAMAPKLILADEPTGHLDHDTAVQVVATLRETATATGAALLIATHDRDIAAQLPHRWHIDDGNLCTEPGSRTAGDGL